The following are encoded in a window of Algiphilus aromaticivorans DG1253 genomic DNA:
- a CDS encoding ArsR/SmtB family transcription factor, which translates to MVEQNPAHLDKLFHALADPTRREILERLREGTHSVGELAAPCAMSLAAVSKHIRTLEAAGLVQRRVEGRTHRVRLEAEAMAEAHAWLERYESFWSRRLDALEQALRDNTD; encoded by the coding sequence ATGGTTGAACAAAACCCCGCCCATCTCGACAAGCTCTTCCACGCTCTGGCCGACCCGACGCGCCGGGAAATCCTCGAGCGCCTGCGCGAAGGTACGCACAGCGTCGGCGAGCTGGCCGCGCCCTGCGCCATGTCGCTGGCGGCGGTCTCCAAGCACATCCGCACGCTGGAGGCCGCCGGCCTCGTGCAGCGTCGTGTCGAGGGCCGCACGCACCGCGTCCGGCTGGAGGCCGAAGCGATGGCCGAAGCCCACGCCTGGCTGGAGCGCTACGAAAGCTTCTGGAGCCGGCGCCTGGATGCGCTGGAGCAAGCCCTGCGCGACAACACCGACTGA
- a CDS encoding VOC family protein, which produces MRMNPYLHFGGDCAEAFAFYERNLGARVAAMMRFRDGPAADQVGPEMQDKIMHAELELAGGVLMGTDGEGCGQPVARVTGVHLVLNVAEPSEAERLFALLAEGGTVEMPIEETFWAKRFGTVVDRFGVPWMINTD; this is translated from the coding sequence ATGCGAATGAATCCCTACCTCCACTTCGGCGGTGATTGCGCCGAGGCCTTCGCCTTCTACGAGCGCAACCTGGGCGCGCGCGTCGCGGCGATGATGCGCTTCCGGGATGGCCCGGCCGCCGATCAGGTTGGCCCCGAGATGCAGGACAAGATCATGCACGCCGAGCTAGAGCTGGCCGGCGGCGTGTTGATGGGCACGGACGGTGAGGGTTGCGGGCAGCCCGTGGCGCGCGTGACGGGTGTTCATCTTGTGCTGAATGTGGCTGAGCCGAGCGAGGCCGAGCGGCTCTTCGCTTTGCTCGCCGAGGGCGGAACGGTCGAGATGCCGATCGAGGAAACCTTCTGGGCCAAGCGCTTCGGCACCGTAGTCGACCGCTTTGGCGTGCCCTGGATGATCAACACCGACTAG
- a CDS encoding DUF1428 domain-containing protein: MSKYVDGFVVPVPKANVEAYREMAQTAGDIWREYGALEYVECVADDVKPGEVTSFPQSVLLKEEEVVVFAWITYASREERDRINEQVMKDPRIAGMDMQAMPFDGKRMFWGGFRAIVEL; the protein is encoded by the coding sequence ATGAGCAAATATGTTGATGGTTTCGTGGTGCCGGTACCCAAGGCCAATGTAGAGGCCTATCGCGAGATGGCGCAGACCGCTGGCGATATATGGCGTGAATACGGTGCGCTGGAATACGTCGAGTGCGTTGCCGACGACGTCAAGCCGGGCGAGGTGACCTCCTTCCCGCAGAGCGTGTTGCTGAAGGAGGAAGAGGTCGTGGTCTTCGCCTGGATTACCTACGCGTCGCGTGAGGAGCGCGATCGCATCAACGAACAGGTCATGAAGGATCCGCGTATCGCCGGTATGGATATGCAGGCCATGCCCTTTGACGGCAAGCGCATGTTCTGGGGCGGTTTCCGCGCCATTGTCGAGCTTTAG
- a CDS encoding VOC family protein: protein MPRKIFVNLPVADLDRSRAFFEALGFGFDDRFCDGTAACLALADDINVMLLGHDKFASFTPSPVADANQVTEVLLAISADSRAEVDTLISRAEAAGGAAIRDEDHGWMVGRAFRDLDGHIWEVVWMDPSALPVQGEVAA from the coding sequence ATGCCCCGAAAGATTTTCGTCAATCTGCCCGTCGCCGATCTCGACCGCTCGCGCGCCTTCTTCGAGGCGCTGGGTTTCGGCTTCGACGATCGCTTCTGCGACGGCACTGCTGCATGTCTGGCGCTGGCCGACGACATCAACGTCATGCTGCTTGGCCACGACAAGTTCGCGAGCTTCACGCCCTCGCCGGTGGCCGACGCCAATCAGGTTACCGAGGTGCTGCTCGCCATCTCCGCCGATAGCCGCGCCGAGGTGGACACGCTCATCAGCCGGGCAGAGGCCGCCGGCGGCGCTGCCATTCGCGACGAGGACCACGGCTGGATGGTGGGCCGCGCCTTCCGCGATCTCGACGGGCACATCTGGGAAGTCGTCTGGATGGACCCGTCCGCGCTGCCGGTACAGGGCGAGGTCGCGGCATGA
- a CDS encoding YceI family protein: MSSGQAWLVGLLLLALLPAAVSAEPARYEIDPTHTFPSIAFDHIGLSTWRGKFTETEGEIFLDREAQTGRVTIRIDPASIAFGLGTMDEAARSADWFDVARYPEARYEGEIVFADGAPAKVDGQLTFRDVTRAVPLTIIRFKCMPHPALEVEVCGADAEGTLNWSEYGMTHSGYGRGEAGRTQLRIQVEALKRQ, translated from the coding sequence ATGAGTTCAGGCCAGGCATGGCTCGTGGGGCTGCTTTTGCTGGCGCTGCTACCTGCTGCAGTGAGCGCCGAGCCCGCGCGCTACGAGATTGATCCGACGCACACCTTCCCGAGCATCGCCTTCGACCACATAGGGCTGTCGACCTGGCGCGGCAAATTCACCGAGACCGAGGGCGAGATATTCCTCGACCGCGAGGCGCAAACGGGCCGCGTCACGATCCGCATCGATCCGGCCAGCATCGCCTTCGGGCTGGGCACCATGGACGAAGCGGCGCGTTCGGCGGACTGGTTCGATGTGGCGCGCTATCCCGAGGCACGCTACGAGGGCGAGATCGTCTTTGCCGACGGCGCTCCGGCGAAGGTGGACGGACAGCTGACCTTCCGCGATGTCACGCGTGCGGTGCCGCTGACCATCATCCGCTTCAAGTGCATGCCGCACCCGGCGCTGGAGGTCGAGGTCTGCGGCGCCGATGCCGAAGGCACGCTCAACTGGTCGGAATACGGGATGACCCACAGCGGCTATGGCAGGGGCGAGGCGGGACGCACGCAGCTGCGCATCCAGGTGGAGGCGCTGAAGCGGCAGTGA
- a CDS encoding RNA polymerase sigma factor, producing the protein MSPAPQQVIRQRAEAIYRAESRRVLATLIRLLGDFELAEEALQDAFTAAMAQWPQEGLPRSPRAWLVSAGRFRAIDTIRRRARFDAAAQRIAEQIDTVAQPADVDDDDAIGDDRLRLIFTCCHPALSRDARIALTLRTVCDLTTEAIASAFLSPVSTVAQRIVRAKAKIRDAAIPYVVPGPDELPERLDSVLQVVYLVFNEGYAASEGDTHTRGDLSSEAIRLGRLLVELMPDAEVLGLLALMLLQDARHAARENDDGEPVPLDEQDRSLWDQEQIAEGAALVHRALSTQRFGPYALQAAIAAVHAEAPSPADTDWQEIVGLYDVLLRIDPSPVVALNRAAAVATRDGPAAGLALIEALLDAGELADYAPAHIARAELCRRLERVEPAHAAYERALALTGQAAQKRLLERRLRELGS; encoded by the coding sequence GTGAGCCCGGCACCGCAGCAGGTCATCCGCCAGCGCGCCGAGGCCATCTATCGCGCCGAATCGCGCCGCGTGCTGGCCACGCTCATCCGCCTGCTGGGCGACTTCGAGTTGGCCGAGGAGGCGCTGCAGGATGCTTTCACGGCGGCCATGGCGCAATGGCCGCAGGAAGGCCTGCCCCGGAGTCCGCGTGCCTGGCTGGTGTCGGCAGGGCGCTTCCGCGCCATCGACACGATCCGCCGGCGCGCGCGCTTCGACGCGGCCGCCCAGCGTATCGCCGAGCAGATCGACACCGTTGCGCAGCCGGCGGATGTCGACGATGACGACGCCATCGGAGACGATCGGTTGCGGCTGATCTTCACCTGTTGCCATCCGGCGTTGTCGCGCGACGCCCGTATCGCGCTGACGCTGCGCACGGTCTGCGATCTGACCACCGAAGCCATCGCCAGCGCCTTCCTCAGCCCCGTGTCGACCGTGGCGCAGCGCATCGTGCGCGCCAAGGCCAAGATCCGCGACGCCGCCATTCCCTACGTCGTGCCCGGGCCGGACGAGCTGCCCGAGCGGCTGGACAGCGTGCTGCAGGTCGTCTATCTGGTCTTCAACGAGGGCTACGCCGCTAGTGAAGGCGATACCCACACGCGTGGCGATCTCAGCTCTGAGGCCATCCGCCTCGGTCGGTTGCTCGTCGAGCTGATGCCCGATGCGGAAGTCCTTGGTCTGCTGGCGCTGATGCTGCTGCAGGACGCGCGTCACGCCGCACGCGAGAACGACGACGGCGAGCCCGTGCCCCTCGACGAGCAGGACCGCAGTCTCTGGGATCAGGAGCAGATCGCCGAGGGCGCGGCGCTGGTACATCGGGCGCTGTCGACACAGCGCTTCGGTCCCTACGCGCTGCAGGCGGCCATCGCCGCCGTGCATGCCGAGGCGCCCAGCCCAGCCGATACCGACTGGCAGGAGATCGTCGGTCTCTATGATGTGCTGCTGCGCATCGATCCGTCGCCGGTGGTGGCGCTCAATCGGGCCGCTGCCGTCGCCACGCGCGACGGGCCCGCTGCCGGCCTGGCGTTGATCGAGGCGCTGCTCGACGCCGGCGAGCTGGCCGACTATGCCCCGGCGCATATCGCGCGGGCCGAACTGTGCCGGCGGCTGGAGCGCGTCGAGCCGGCGCATGCGGCCTATGAGCGCGCGCTGGCGCTGACCGGCCAGGCCGCGCAGAAGAGGCTGCTGGAGCGCCGTCTGCGCGAGCTGGGCAGCTGA
- a CDS encoding carbonic anhydrase, whose amino-acid sequence MSSAEEALSRLRAGNARFVERIESAASVSREIAPVTLPREQNPMAIVLGCADARVPAELVFDQGLGDLFVIRVAGNIVAPSGIGSIEFAASRFGTRLVVVLGHTECGAVTATVEELLRPAGEQSPNLRAIVERVRPAVAPVVEGCGHSHTDTIVPEAVRANIHHSVAQIRKGSEILEQLILEDGLKIVGAEYDLASGRVHFLDDAD is encoded by the coding sequence ATGAGCTCAGCCGAAGAGGCCCTGTCACGCCTGCGGGCAGGCAACGCGCGCTTTGTCGAGCGCATCGAGAGCGCAGCATCGGTATCGCGCGAGATCGCACCGGTCACGCTGCCGCGCGAGCAAAACCCCATGGCCATCGTCCTCGGCTGTGCGGACGCGCGCGTGCCCGCCGAGCTGGTCTTCGACCAGGGCCTGGGTGACCTCTTCGTCATCCGCGTGGCCGGCAATATCGTCGCGCCCTCGGGCATCGGCAGCATCGAGTTCGCGGCCTCGCGCTTCGGCACGCGGCTGGTGGTCGTGCTCGGCCACACCGAATGTGGCGCCGTCACCGCCACAGTCGAGGAGCTGCTGCGCCCTGCCGGCGAGCAGTCGCCGAACCTGCGCGCCATCGTCGAGCGGGTGCGGCCGGCCGTAGCGCCGGTCGTGGAAGGATGCGGCCACAGCCACACCGACACCATCGTCCCCGAAGCTGTGCGCGCCAACATCCACCATTCGGTGGCGCAGATCCGCAAGGGCTCGGAGATCCTGGAGCAGCTCATCCTGGAGGATGGACTGAAGATCGTCGGCGCCGAGTACGACCTGGCCAGCGGGCGCGTGCACTTTCTGGACGACGCCGACTGA